From a single Alkalihalophilus pseudofirmus genomic region:
- the mgtE gene encoding magnesium transporter — protein MVRLDNQNREKYEQIIIETLKLQDAKQFRDVFLELHPSDQVDIFIKLQDDLRNQVYEYLNPGEFSDIFERLEIDQQKRIYVELDESYSSEMFNNMFADDVADFLELMTGEKAETILRKMNKEDADDVKELMSYEPETAGAVMTKEYVSISSADIVSNVIDKLRSAAPDAETIYYLYVVDELEKLVGVISLRDLITAQPTDVIENVMSTRVVSVTDDTDQEEVAKLIKKYDFLAAPVVSKQNHLVGIVTIDDVIDILEEEATEDLGEISAAKGATDVNVSAITAAKKRSPWIIMLMFFGLITAEVIGQFEETLEAIVLLAVFIPLIMDSAGNTGTQSLAVAVRGLALGTIKKGSIGKMVRRELGTGVMLGFICMIVLSITVTVMYQNWMLALIVGFSIFCTLSIATVIGATVPLVINKLKLDPAIASGPFITTVNDILGLLIYFSIATALLDFL, from the coding sequence ATGGTTAGATTAGATAATCAAAATCGTGAGAAATATGAACAAATTATTATAGAGACTCTTAAATTACAGGACGCTAAGCAATTTCGAGACGTATTTTTAGAGCTGCACCCTTCCGATCAAGTCGATATTTTTATTAAATTACAAGATGATTTACGTAACCAAGTTTATGAATATCTAAATCCAGGAGAATTTTCGGACATCTTTGAAAGATTAGAAATAGATCAGCAAAAGCGAATTTATGTTGAACTAGACGAAAGCTACTCATCAGAAATGTTTAATAATATGTTTGCTGATGATGTTGCTGACTTTTTAGAGCTGATGACAGGAGAAAAAGCTGAAACCATCTTACGAAAAATGAACAAAGAAGATGCAGATGATGTTAAAGAATTAATGTCTTACGAACCCGAGACAGCGGGTGCTGTAATGACCAAGGAATATGTAAGTATTTCTTCAGCAGATATTGTTTCAAATGTGATTGATAAATTAAGAAGTGCTGCTCCAGATGCAGAGACGATTTACTATTTATACGTTGTAGACGAACTTGAAAAATTAGTAGGTGTTATTTCGCTTAGAGACCTTATTACAGCGCAGCCAACGGATGTGATTGAAAACGTAATGAGTACTAGAGTTGTTTCAGTCACCGATGACACTGACCAAGAAGAGGTTGCAAAATTAATTAAAAAATATGATTTCCTAGCAGCTCCTGTGGTCTCAAAACAAAATCATTTAGTGGGAATTGTTACGATTGATGATGTTATTGATATTCTTGAAGAAGAAGCTACAGAAGATTTAGGTGAGATTTCAGCTGCAAAAGGGGCAACTGACGTAAATGTTAGTGCTATAACAGCTGCAAAGAAACGTTCGCCTTGGATTATTATGCTTATGTTTTTTGGTCTGATTACAGCAGAAGTCATCGGCCAATTTGAAGAAACCCTAGAAGCCATTGTTCTGCTTGCTGTATTTATCCCGCTGATTATGGATTCAGCCGGTAACACAGGGACTCAATCACTTGCAGTAGCCGTCAGAGGATTAGCACTTGGTACGATTAAAAAAGGCAGTATTGGAAAGATGGTTAGACGTGAGTTAGGAACAGGAGTTATGCTCGGGTTTATCTGTATGATTGTGTTAAGTATCACCGTGACGGTTATGTATCAAAATTGGATGTTAGCATTAATTGTTGGCTTCTCAATTTTTTGTACACTAAGCATTGCTACAGTCATCGGAGCAACAGTTCCACTGGTTATTAATAAACTGAAATTAGATCCTGCGATTGCATCAGGGCCTTTTATTACAACTGTAAATGATATTCTTGGCCTCTTGATTTATTTCTCGATTGCCACTGCCCTACTTGATTTCTTATAA
- a CDS encoding MgtC/SapB family protein, translated as MTNELELVIKLSLALFFGMLIGIDRQLKHKPLGLKTCMIICVASCMVTIVSIESFYKFATPTYHAMDPMRLTAQIVSGVGFLGAGVILRRNNDVISGLTSAAVIWAASGLGIAVGAGFYLLPSIAVLLFILAINFIPNLIKKIGPRALSQRDVLVKVVMEPNFKMTELIQAIERKGQGLNATEKSDIVIRNLKLKDLDNGNQQIDLKLSAPEKQYTTEIYYLLKKIDNVLSVEIEH; from the coding sequence ATGACAAACGAATTAGAGCTAGTGATAAAATTATCTCTAGCGTTATTTTTTGGCATGTTGATCGGAATTGACCGCCAATTAAAACATAAACCACTCGGGCTGAAAACCTGCATGATCATTTGTGTGGCAAGTTGTATGGTAACGATTGTATCTATAGAATCATTTTATAAGTTTGCTACCCCTACTTATCATGCAATGGACCCTATGCGTCTTACCGCTCAAATTGTAAGTGGAGTTGGTTTCTTAGGTGCAGGAGTAATCTTACGTCGAAATAATGATGTGATCTCAGGCTTAACAAGTGCTGCGGTCATTTGGGCAGCCTCTGGCTTGGGAATAGCAGTAGGTGCAGGTTTTTATTTATTACCCTCTATCGCTGTCTTGTTATTCATTCTAGCCATTAACTTCATTCCGAATCTTATCAAAAAAATTGGTCCGCGAGCATTAAGTCAAAGAGATGTACTAGTTAAAGTGGTAATGGAACCTAACTTTAAGATGACTGAATTAATCCAAGCGATTGAACGAAAAGGTCAAGGGCTTAATGCAACTGAAAAAAGCGATATTGTTATTCGTAACTTGAAGCTGAAAGATCTCGATAATGGCAATCAACAAATAGACTTAAAATTATCTGCTCCTGAAAAACAATACACAACAGAAATTTATTACTTGTTGAAGAAAATTGATAATGTCCTCTCGGTTGAAATTGAGCATTAG
- the mgtE gene encoding magnesium transporter, whose product MKKISFKNREEYTYYLFMYLKNKQKDLFREEFLDLHPTDQVDIFKQMSLEKRTQVYDYLSVDEFAELFTGLKPDEQKQVFTELDDDYAHEMLCELPADELTDFFNVLPEHITTYLLNKLDKADAENIRNLLSYNEHSAGSLMTTEYVKASAQDTVSLIIERLRLEGMDAETIYYIYIVDEFNKLTGVVSLRELLSAPPSSTVNTIMKEQIISVSPATDQEQVSTIIRDYNLLAVPVLTSDEIIIGIVTVDDVMDVIEEETTEDLGEFAAVKGALDLEVTALTATKKRLPWLILLLFIGLFTAGLIRSFEATLAEVAVLAIFIPMIADMAGNTGTQSLAVVVRGLALRKFDQKTILRLLKREAATGFLMGLVCGILASLIGFLIPGGSATLGIIIGVSLFITVLSSTLSGTLIPLVIHRLKVDPAVASGPFITTINDIIGLFVYFTIATSLLHYM is encoded by the coding sequence ATGAAGAAAATAAGCTTTAAGAATCGTGAAGAATATACGTATTATTTATTTATGTATTTAAAAAACAAGCAAAAAGATCTGTTCCGAGAAGAGTTTTTGGACTTACACCCTACCGACCAAGTAGATATCTTTAAACAAATGAGTCTAGAGAAACGAACACAGGTCTATGACTATCTATCGGTTGATGAATTTGCTGAGCTTTTCACAGGGCTTAAACCAGATGAACAAAAACAAGTTTTTACTGAGCTAGATGATGATTATGCGCATGAAATGCTTTGTGAACTGCCTGCTGATGAATTAACCGACTTCTTTAATGTACTGCCTGAACATATTACGACCTACCTGTTAAATAAGCTTGATAAAGCAGATGCGGAAAACATTAGAAACCTACTCAGCTATAATGAACATTCTGCCGGCTCACTTATGACGACAGAATACGTGAAAGCATCTGCTCAGGACACCGTATCACTTATCATTGAACGACTGCGCTTAGAGGGTATGGATGCAGAAACGATTTATTATATTTATATAGTTGACGAGTTCAATAAATTAACTGGAGTCGTTTCTTTAAGGGAGTTGTTATCTGCTCCGCCTTCTTCAACTGTGAATACGATCATGAAAGAACAAATCATTTCTGTCTCTCCTGCAACTGATCAAGAACAAGTTTCTACGATTATAAGAGACTACAATCTTCTGGCTGTACCTGTATTAACCTCAGATGAGATTATTATTGGAATAGTCACTGTTGATGATGTGATGGATGTGATCGAAGAAGAAACAACTGAGGATTTAGGAGAGTTTGCTGCAGTTAAGGGTGCTCTAGATCTAGAAGTCACTGCACTAACAGCAACCAAAAAAAGATTACCTTGGTTGATCCTTTTATTGTTTATCGGCCTGTTCACTGCGGGGTTAATTAGATCATTTGAAGCTACCTTAGCTGAAGTGGCTGTACTAGCTATTTTTATCCCAATGATTGCTGATATGGCTGGTAATACAGGAACTCAATCCTTAGCTGTGGTAGTACGTGGCTTAGCTCTTCGTAAATTTGATCAAAAAACCATTTTACGATTACTTAAAAGAGAAGCAGCAACCGGTTTTCTAATGGGTCTAGTATGTGGGATATTAGCTTCTTTAATAGGTTTTTTGATTCCTGGTGGCAGTGCGACACTAGGAATCATCATTGGAGTATCCCTTTTCATAACTGTTCTTTCTTCAACATTGTCTGGCACACTAATCCCCTTGGTCATTCATCGTTTAAAGGTTGACCCAGCTGTTGCATCCGGACCGTTTATCACGACAATTAACGATATTATTGGTTTATTTGTATATTTTACAATTGCGACTTCCCTTTTACACTATATGTAA